Within Candidatus Peregrinibacteria bacterium, the genomic segment TTATGCCCTTCACCAACATCACCGCCGCGCTCGAAGACATTAAAAACGGAAAACCCGTCATTATTATCGATGACGAAGATCGTGAAAATGAAGGTGATTTTTTTATTGCCGGAGAAAAAATAACGGCTGAGGGAATTAATTTTATGGCAACACACGGAAAAGGACTTATTTGTGCTCCGGTTTCGAAAGAAATTGCTGATGCGCTCAATTTGCATCCCATGGTTTCTGACGCGGACCCGAGAGCATGTAATTTTGCTGTTTCTATTGACGCTCGAGAAGGAATGACGACCGGAATTTCGGCAAAAGAACGCGCGGGAACGATTCAAAAACTTTGTGATCCGAGCGCAAGACCAAAAGATTTTGTTCGTCCCGGTCATGTCTTTCCTGTGGTCGCAAAAAAGGGAGGCGTTCTCGTTCGGGCAGGACATACGGAAGCTTCTACTGATCTTTGCCGAATGTGTAATTTTTCTGAAGTCGGTACTATTTGTGAAATTATGAATGAAGATGGCACTATGGCGAGGCTTCCTGATCTTATAAAAATTGCGGAAAAACACGATCTCAAAATTGTCACTATTGCCGATATCATTACGTATCGAAAAGGAACTGAAAAAATGGTGGAAAAAGTCTCTGAATCAAATCTCAAGACGACAACTGGA encodes:
- a CDS encoding bifunctional 3,4-dihydroxy-2-butanone-4-phosphate synthase/GTP cyclohydrolase II; this encodes MPFTNITAALEDIKNGKPVIIIDDEDRENEGDFFIAGEKITAEGINFMATHGKGLICAPVSKEIADALNLHPMVSDADPRACNFAVSIDAREGMTTGISAKERAGTIQKLCDPSARPKDFVRPGHVFPVVAKKGGVLVRAGHTEASTDLCRMCNFSEVGTICEIMNEDGTMARLPDLIKIAEKHDLKIVTIADIITYRKGTEKMVEKVSESNLKTTTGEFRIHVFKDLITNEEHIALTKGKINDGTPILLRAHSECITSEVFGSEHCDCAQQLHFAMRLIEKEGRGAILYMRHEGRGIGLGNKIKAYALQQELGVDTVEANLLLGFQSDLRDYGIGAQMLNALGIQKIRLLTNNPKKISGISGYGLEVIERIPIEVRASEHSAKYLKTKKEKMGHLFNYE